TTTTGCTCGCCGTTGTACTCGCTGGTTGTCCGATATGCCCTGACGGAGAATTGCTCGTGATCGAGGGCAGCACGAAAGTCGCGCCAGGGCAGTCGGTGCAGTTCGTGTTTCGCTATGGTGATGAAACTTACTCGAGCCCCGCGAGCTGCGGAGGTCATTGGTACGTGAACGGAATCGAAGGCGGCGGCGAGACGATTGGAACTGTCACGTCATGCGGTCGGTACACGGCTCCTGCGACCCGTCCGTTGGAGGATCCCATCATTTCGGCTGCGCAATACGCTATCGGCACCTGTTCCGATTGTTGTCCTTATGCGGAAGAGCGCGTCAGTGTCACCGCGAAATAGTGGTCATAGCGCAATTCGTGAAGCGCTGGCGATTGGTACTTGACGGAAGCGGCCGACATGGCGTCTTCTAAAAGAAGCGGTCTTGACGGGGTGGCAAGGGAGGACGACATGCGTCGATGGTTCATTCCCCTAGCGTTTTGCATGCTGTCGAGCGTTTGGCTTCATGCAGCGTGTTCGGCCACGGGCAGTTCGAAGTCCCAATATGGCCCCGATGCTGGGCAGGGCGGAGACGGCGGGGGCGTCGATTTTGGCGACGGCGGGTTGTGCTCGGGGCTTCACTGTTCAGCCGATCTTCATTCGCTCGTCGATTGCAAAGGCAACGTGGTCATGACGTGCCCTGGCGATCAAGGTTGTTCGGGAGAGACGTGCGTGACGGCGTGCACGAGCGCCAGCGACAACAAGAGCACGTTTGGTTGTGATTATTATGTGGTGGGGCCGGATATTTTGCAGGACGGCGCAGGGGCGTGCTTTGCCGCATTCGTGGTCAATACGTGGACGACGCCGGTCAGCGTCTCCGTCGATTACGAGGGCATGCCGCTCGATGCGTCGAAGTTCGCGTACATTCCCAGCGGAAGTGGGCCATCGATCACCTACAAACCCTTGCCGAATGGTGAAATCCCGCCTGGCGAAGTTGCGATTCTATTTCTCAATCGTTTCGGACTCAATCCTTTGGGGCTGGTCACCGATTGCCCTGCCGGGATCACGCCCGCGATTACGACGAAAGACACGGCTCCGCATGGCACGACGCGCGGGTCGGCATTTCACATCGCGACATCCGCGCCCGTCGTCGCGTACGATATTTATCCGTACGGAGGTGGCCAGAGCGCGTTCACGAGCGCCACACTGCTATTGCCCACATCGGCCTGGGATACAAATTACATTGCGGTCGACGCGTTTGGTCCGGGATTCATTGGAGGTCCGTTCGTGTCGATCGTGGCGCAAAAAGATGGCACATCGGTCACGGTCAAACCTTCCTCGGACATCGTTGGCAGCGCATCCGTGCCCGGAACACCGAAAGGCGTTCCGGCGACGTACATGCTCAATCGCGGAGAAGTCCTGCAATTCACGCAGCCTGCGCCGCTTGCGGGCAGCGTCATTCAATCGAATCAACCCGTCGGGGTATGGGGCGGCAAGACGAACCTCGGCATCGACGCATGTTGTGACGACAGCGCTCATCAGCAAATTCCGCCCGTGCGCGCCTTGGGCAGCGAATACGCAGCGGTTCGGTATCGCAATCGATACGACGGCATCGAGGAAGAGCCGCCGTGGCGAATCATCGGTGCGGTCAACGGCACGGCGCTCACGTACGACCCTGCGCCTCCAGCGGGTGCGCCATTGTCTGTCAACCTCGGCCAAGTGATCGATTTTCACGCGACGGGGCAATTCGTGGTGCGCAGCCAAGACGCCGAGCATCCGTTTTACATGTCCGCACACATGACGGGCGCGGCGCTCTATGATCCCG
The nucleotide sequence above comes from Polyangiaceae bacterium. Encoded proteins:
- a CDS encoding IgGFc-binding protein produces the protein MRRWFIPLAFCMLSSVWLHAACSATGSSKSQYGPDAGQGGDGGGVDFGDGGLCSGLHCSADLHSLVDCKGNVVMTCPGDQGCSGETCVTACTSASDNKSTFGCDYYVVGPDILQDGAGACFAAFVVNTWTTPVSVSVDYEGMPLDASKFAYIPSGSGPSITYKPLPNGEIPPGEVAILFLNRFGLNPLGLVTDCPAGITPAITTKDTAPHGTTRGSAFHIATSAPVVAYDIYPYGGGQSAFTSATLLLPTSAWDTNYIAVDAFGPGFIGGPFVSIVAQKDGTSVTVKPSSDIVGSASVPGTPKGVPATYMLNRGEVLQFTQPAPLAGSVIQSNQPVGVWGGKTNLGIDACCDDSAHQQIPPVRALGSEYAAVRYRNRYDGIEEEPPWRIIGAVNGTALTYDPAPPAGAPLSVNLGQVIDFHATGQFVVRSQDAEHPFYMSAHMTGAALYDPEQQMPPTGSADGRGDAEFVNIVPPAEYLDKYVFFTDPTYSETNLVLVRVKGPEGFADVTLDCLGIVEGWQPLGAAGKYQYARVDLVRHNFQPQGNCNNGRHEISSKQPFGLTVWGWGSAETGVLGKGFYTQYVSYAYPAGAGVAPINTVEVPTVPK